A genomic segment from Amphiprion ocellaris isolate individual 3 ecotype Okinawa chromosome 17, ASM2253959v1, whole genome shotgun sequence encodes:
- the zgc:162472 gene encoding mucin-17 isoform X4 yields the protein MFRRSRFSVRPNVGATGRTAATAAALQEAPSANQEASEAPRDAAESSSTTAVADNKSDVTPSEKVLAPGDGSDPNGEGTSSSAAVQRRKRFSVKPKVAPGRLSTLSRTPKSPVKAVSQAPVEGSGSNLDKPTTSGISATSQGFQSPRRRRPSGESKLLKIQPKAPHISSSTLGPSDVPADEDSLKQTHVPADGSKKLENISTSQVKEVPPRPPDKVPPSLPDKEAIEISEKAKTLVSSKNVLSLTQSAYSLSKLLNSPSDLQRLVKAQKLRELLRQERCKEKKLKKAKALSKEFSLDPAKMTMSDLIRYLPTSNPMSSSIEDSAQEKETVIPPSPEREKSPERPQELEVPPSTVNSREEDEEEADEEQEEALMVPQVKVAEDGSLIIDEESLTVEVQRAKGPNPAENRDPIFERGSTTTYSSFRKGNYSKPWSSEETDMFFLAVSMVGTDFSMICQLFPHRARSEIKNKFKKEERENSWRIDKAFKERRKLDIEYFSKLLEKILEFQKNRKKLKSFAEKNSPKKRKRKTKAKKTARKLSDVEEEDEEEDENQIPDLEAEEEGEKENEDLCNDGGIPASEPNRKCKRKKKSDDLTEEPNDKKDKTDEKSSEHSEAGIPEDTEAALPEDHTSSDVSEKSQNVNTAKDTAIKPAKLSRGRAPKPLLPLGRKWGKKLPLTTAAKDTVADKGDESVSDGATTEQVNKDASPSNQASNKKSASDDISSEEEDVTFKPPQPTRYGRVPKPTKPLTYPAKEDVHSSASETTSASPAGSTASAAKPKPKGTAKRRRSSKPESPQKSKKPKLVTLRASQSDFSDEDEEVEEGQLACSSSRDGHAPIFVPASLNTSHSGISEVDETMVEDVIDFLSSEHTEVNEDESYNEAAQTLLTIGNLTHISQSAPNQTAIQDHAADTSADVNETNYPEEETALKQTAQEESSIPSVSAAFSQEVTETSETVATLELQGSVIDSGEMPVPQSESSNASSPQTKRGRLPKVKPKPNLGRTSRTAQSKSQPETSSVTAAEENHSVAPSLSPANEMMSAVEETAPKTSDCAPGLVKDGISSTEVKLTGEPSDRQEKFIELVESGAAMSDQNSSEVQAPCYSESQFEPNRDQTIRDTESTSKSTDEKLKSCVEEAKAGFNNPVTSDSMNMEVEKGSDTDPAPVQESSDKSTSCVSPAEDPSEKQKEESVVPTTYQSRRGRLQKVKPKPNLQQTSRTAKSKLKTTKAPADKDSSLTPNPDFHKNTIKVEPQPTCNPSHETQSHPDPALLNLEFESSKEQITRDTGSTSEFTHENLTTTVGTTESTSNNVVTTNLTVTESQVEQGSNVNSASVQESSVQPAIEELPVSKDGGEVASACRLRRSRLQKPKPNLPQASRNIQSKLQSRKDPVTLLQVVEKPHSPTSTSDSTENTTAEVEAQPSCSTTPPEKSSQIKSTSSPSVLVQSLELGSAHKCTQELSSTEDEKTDVGSVSSAEDSEKNVPQRRRRFPKVKPKPNLGSSTRMMKLQSDNNSRPPERCHVGTTSNVSSEQQSGDNNQNLTEKDNKPLTLAHCSSRAGLHSIEVGPADSEKLLDITNNEAASSDGATMETSCVAEYQPVLTDQVIGNTSSEQSKVEMESTGDKFLSKDLVEADPTLRDDGMPDMSTQVTETNVQQTDDSTAVSEVQPLKDVSKESKKYSECSNKDSSIQSDDRESELTDTSKISRKAHQVRRGRLIKPKPNLACSSRPSQPRKVQNITPAETDSGSCSQIVATSVDHKPASELRPDMQEPVKGGIYKSDHQTSTPSDAGSSVVCWSQVITQQSQSHSSPSNDSQASLNCVPSTQIASTASTEVIQSYPVFSGMLPEQVPSDPDEPFFILSLTEIPVSSSGEVVNSAVEHLSYLPATDASVQQPGSVCAESLVEAGDGSLASAHVPMSAGESGVMGPIDLKDTGPELAALIHSTTENPVDPYETTTVQPEKRPDTADNNETDVAAAKQTISGIRRKAKPQVKSSNARKKQTSNTLEAESVPTQINTTQDSEHSGDSVPPKAFDDTEPHKGGSVDADTNKETLTGGRDPHCNSEAQSTQSSGTSSWKRKPKDFAPFPSETPSIDPPPGKAADKQSLSEPAASTSHDVAPTLSLTQPQNEAHSTSVTPPTQTEVDFQQTSDHSPNSSGPSPSMSQSTAEVSASQQSEYMESSSLEEEEEPTSVSQYFLSDIFTEVEDD from the exons ATGTTTCGGCGGTCAAGATTTAGTGTTCGTCCTAATGTTGGCGCGACAGGGAGaactgcagcaacagcagcagcacttcaGGAAGCCCCTTCAGCAAACCAGGAGGCCAGTGAGGCTCCAAGAGATGCTGCTGAGAGCAGCAGTACTACAGCTGTGGCAGACAACAAGTCTGACGTGACTCCATCAGAAAAAGTTCTAGCTCCAGG GGATGGCAGTGATCCAAATGGGGAAGGTACCAgttcctcagcagcagtccAGAGAAGGAAGCGGTTTTCTGTCAAGCCCAAAGTGGCTCCTGGCCGCCTCTCCACACTCTCTCGGACACCAAAGTCACCTGTCAAAGCAGTTTCTCAAGCTCCTGTTGAAGGCTCTGGCTCAAACCTTGACAAGCCAACAACATCTGGGATTTCAGCAACCTCTCAGGGATTCCAGTCCCCAAGGAGACGAAGGCCTTCAGGAGAGAGCAAGCTGCTCAAGATACAACCTAAAGCCCCCCACATTTCTTCCAGTACTTTAGGACCTTCAGATGTTCCTGCAGATGAAGACTCACTTAAACAAACCCATGTGCCAGCAGACGGTAgcaaaaaattagaaaacattTCCACCAGTCAGGTTAAAGAAGTTCCTCCCAGACCGCCGGATAAAGTACCACCATCTCTGCCAGATAAAGAAGCTATTGAAATATCAGAGAAAGCCAAGACTCTTGTATCATCTAAGAATGTGCTTTCACTCACACAGTCTGCATACTCCCTGAGTAAACTCCTGAACAGCCCATCAGACTTACAGAGGCTTGTAAAGGCCCAAAAGCTCAGAGAGCTGCTACGACAGGAGAGGTGCAAAGAAAAG AAACTCAAGAAAGCTAAGGCACTTTCAAAGGAGTTTTCTTTAGATCCTGCCAAAATGACCATGAGTGACCTTATCCGTTATCTTCCAACATCTAACCCCATGTC atctAGTATTGAAGACTCTGCTCAAGAGAAAGAGACTGTGATTCCACCTTCACCAGAAAGAGAAAA GTCTCCAGAGCGACCACAGGAGCTTGAAGTGCCACCCAGCACAGTGAACTcaagagaggaggatgaggaggaagcagaCGAAGAACAGGAAGAAGCGCTCATGGTCCCTCAGGTCAAAGTAGCAGAAGATGGCTCACTGATCATTGATGAAGAGAG CTTAACAGTGGAAGTCCAGCGAGCCAAAGGGCCAAACCCAGCAGAAAATCGAGACCCCATCTTTGAGCGTGGCTCCACCACAACTTACTCAAGTTTCAGGAAAGGGAACTATTCGAAACCATGGTCCAGTGAAG AGACAGACATGTTCTTCCTGGCAGTTAGCATGGTGGGGACAGACTTTTCCATGATTTGTCAACTGTTTCCTCACAGAGCTCGATCAGAAATAAAG aacaaatttaaaaaagaagagcGAGAGAATTCCTGGAGGATTGACAAAGCTTTTA AAGAGAGGCGCAAACTGGACATAGAATATTTCTCTAAGCTGTTAGAGAAGATTTTGGAATTtcagaaaaacaggaagaaactcAAGTCATTTGCTGAGAAGAACTCCCCCAAGAAACGCAAGAGGAAGACAAAAG ccaaaaaaactgcaagaaaGCTGAGCgatgtggaggaggaagatgaagaagaagatgagaatCAAATTCCTGACttggaggcagaggaggaaggagagaaagagaacgAGGACCTCTGTAATGATGGAGGAATCCCTGCTTCTGAGCCAAACAGGaaatgcaaaagaaagaaaaaatcagaCGACTTGACTGAAGAGCCAAATGACAAGAAGgacaaaacagatgaaaagagCAGTGAGCACA GTGAGGCCGGCATACCCGAAGACACTGAGGCAGCTCTTCCTGAGGACCACACAAGTTCAGACGT GTCTGAAAAGTCTCAAAATGTGAATACAGCCAAGGACACCGCAATCAAGCCAGCAAAACTCTCACGAGGCAGAGCACCGAAACCACTGCTGCCTTTGGGCCGGAAGTGGGGTAAAAAGCTTCCCCTTACCACAGCAGCCAAAGATACTGTGGCAGATAAAGGGGACGAGAGCGTGAGTGATGGAGCCACGACAGAGCAG GTGAATAAAGATGCATCACCTTCAAACCAGGCCAGTAACAAAAAGTCAGCCAGTGATGACATTTCCTCTGAAGAAGAAGATGTCACTTTTAAACCTCCTCAACCTACTAG ATATGGCCGAGTGCCCAAACCCACCAAGCCCTTGACATACCCTGCCAAAGAGGACGTACACTCCTCTGCATCTGAAACCACTTCTGCGTCTCCAGCAGGGTCCACTGCTTCTGCTGCCAAACCTAAACCCAAAGGCACAGCCAAGAGGCGGAGATCATCAAAGCCAGAATCACCCCAAAAGTCTAAGAAGCCCAAACTAGTCACGCTCAGGGCCTCTCAGTCAGATTTCAgtgatgaggatgaagaggtggaggaggggcaGCTTGCATGTAGCTCCAGTAGAGACGGCCACGCTCCCATCTTTGTGCCAGCCAGCCTGAACACATCTCACTCTGGGATCTCAGAAGTGGATGAGACTATGGTGGAG GATGTTATAGACTTCCTTTCTTCAGAACACACAGAAG TAAATGAGGATGAGAGCTACAATGAAGCAGCTCAAACCCTGTTGACCATCGGCAACCTGACTCACATCTCTCAGTCAGCACCAAATCAAACAGCCATACAAGATCACGCAGCAG ACACATCAGCTGATGTGAATGAAACCAACTATCCAGAAGAAGAGACTGCATTAAAGCAGACTGCACAAGAGGAAAGCTCCATTCCTTCTGTGTCTGCAGCTTTTAGTCAAGAAGTCACAGAAACATCAGAGACTGTTGCCACTTTGGAACTACAAGGCAGCGTAATAGACAGTGGTGAGATGCCTGTCCCACAGTCAGAAAGCTCAAATGCAAGTTCTCCACAAACCAAGAGGGGACGCCTACCTAAAGTGAAACCTAAACCTAACCTTGGCCGAACCTCAAGGACTGCACAGTCAAAATCCCAACCAGAGACATCATCTGTAACGGCAGCTGAAGAGAACCACTCAGTTGCTCCCAGCCTTTCTCCAGCCAATGAGATGATGTCAGCTGTTGAAGAAACTGCCCCAAAGACATCAGACTGTGCTCCGGGATTAGTAAAAGATGGCATTTCCAGTACTGAAGTCAAACTAACCGGAGAGCCATCTGACAGACAGGAGAAGTTTATTGAGCTGGTGGAATCGGGTGCAGCAATGTCAGATCAGAATTCCTCAGAAGTCCAGGCTCCCTGCTATTCAGAATCCCAGTTTGAACCCAACAGGGATCAGACCATCAGAGACACAGAATCAACATCCAAGTCCACAGATGAAAAACTTAAATCTTGTGTTGAAGAGGCTAAGGCTGGTTTTAATAATCCTGTGACATCTGACTCGATGAACATGGAGGTTGAAAAAGGCTCAGACACGGATCCAGCCCCAGTACAAGAGAGCAGTGACAAATCTACCTCATGTGTTTCACCTGCAGAAGAtccatctgaaaaacaaaaggaagagAGTGTGGTCCCAACTACTTACCAGTCTAGAAGGGGTCGATTACAAAAAGTCAAACCGAAACCAAACCTACAACAAACATCAAGAACTGCAAAGTCTAAACTTAAAACCACAAAAGCACCTGCAGACAAAGATTCAAGCCTAACTCCAAACCCCGActtccacaaaaacacaataaaggtGGAACCACAACCAACATGCAACCCCTCTCATGAAACACAAAGTCATCCTGATCCTGCTTTGTTGAATTTGGAATTTGAATCCAGTAAGGAGCAGATCACCAGAGACACAGGGTCAACTTCTGAGTTCACACATGAAAATCTGACAACTACAGTTGGAACAACTGAAAGTACTTCTAACAATGTGGTGACAACTAACTTAACAGTCACAGAATCACAAGTTGAACAAGGGTCAAATGTGAATTCAGCCTCAGTCCAAGAAAGTAGTGTCCAACCTGCCATAGAAGAGTTACCAGTCAGTAAAGATGGGGGTGAAGTTGCATCTGCTTGTAGATTGAGAAGGAGTCGATTACAAAAACCCAAACCAAACTTGCCACAGGCATCAAGAAATATTCAGTCTAAACTACAATCCAGAAAAGACCCTGTTACGCTCCTGCAGGTTGTGGAAAAACCTCACAGCCCAACTTCTACATCTGAttccactgaaaacacaacagcagaggTAGAAGCACAGCCAAGTTGCAGTACCACACCTCCAGAAAAATCAAGTCAAATTAAAAGTACTAGTTCTCCTTCAGTTCTAGTGCAATCACTGGAATTAGGTTCTgctcacaaatgcacacaagaACTATCGTCAACTGAGGATGAAAAGACAGATGTTGGATCAGTCTCAAGTGCAGAGGactctgaaaaaaatgttcctcAACGAAGGCGGCGGTTTCCTAAGGTGAAACCCAAACCTAATTTAGGATCATCCACTCGAATGATGAAACTTCAGTCAGATAATAACAGTAGACCTCCAGAACGTTGCCATGTGGGCACCACCTCAAATGTTTCATCAGAACAACAATCTGGGGACAATAATCAGAATCTCACAGAGAAAGACAACAAGCCCTTGACGTTAGCACATTGTTCCTCAAGAGCAGGACTTCATTCAATAGAAGTTGGACCTGCAGATTCTGAAAAATTACTGGACATCACAAATAACGAAGCAGCATCCTCTGATGGTGCGACCATGGAAACATCTTGTGTTGCTGAGTATCAACCTGTGTTGACAGACCAAGTTATTGGAAATACAAGTAGTGAGCAATCCAAAGTTGAAATGGAATCAACAGGGGACAAATTTTTAAGCAAAGATCTGGTGGAGGCTGATCCTACTTTACGCGACGATGGTATGCCGGACATGTCCACCCAAGTTACAGAGACAAATGTACAACAAACAGATGACTCAACTGCAGTTTCAGAAGTCCAGCCTTTAAAGGATGTTTCCAAAGAGTCAAAAAAATACTCAGAATGTTCCAACAAAGACTCCTCCATCCAAAG TGATGACAGAGAGTCAGAGTTGACCGACACTTCTAAGATCTCAAGAAAAGCTCATCAAGTCCGTAGAGGTCGGCTAATAAAACCCAAACCCAACCTGGCATGCAGCAGTCGTCCTTCACAACCCCGGAAAGTACAGAACATAACACCAGCAGAAACAG ACTCTGGTAGTTGCTCACAAATTGTGGCTACTTCTGTTGATCACAAACCAGCGTCTGAACTCAGACCTGACATGCAGGAACCAGTTAAGGGAGGTATCTATAAATCTGATCACCAAACCTCCACTCCAAGTGACGCGGGGTCTTCTGTTGTCTGCTGGTCACAAGTTATCACTCAACAAAGTCAAAGTCACAGCTCCCCTTCAAATGATTCTCAAGCCTCTCTGAATTGTGTACCTTCTACCCAG ATTGCGTCAACGGCGAGTACAGAAGTGATCCAGAGCTATCCAGTTTTTTCAGGGA TGCTGCCAGAGCAGGTGCCTTCAGATCCTGATGAGCCATTTTTCATCCTCTCTCTGACTGAGATCCCGGTCTCCTCATCAGGGGAAGTGGTCAACAGTGCAGTTGAGCACCTCTCTTATCTTCCTGCAACAGATGCATCAGTACAGCAGCCCGG CAGTGTTTGTGCAGAGAGTTTGGTGGAAGCAGGAGATGGGTCTCTCGCTAGTGCCCATGTGCCCATGTCTGCAGGGGAGAGTGGTGTAATGGGCCCCATCGACTTAAAAGACACTGGGCCAGAGCTAGCTGCGTTGATA CATTCTACCACTGAGAACCCAGTGGATCCATATG AAACTACTACAGTCCAGCCAGAAAAGCGTCCAGACACTGCAGACAATAACGAGACAGACGTTGCCGCTGCAAAGCAGACAATATCGGGTATTAGAAGAAAAG CCAAACCACAGGTTAAGTCCAGTAATGcaaggaagaaacaaacaagcaacacCCTGGAAGCAGAGTCAGTCCCCACCCAAATAAACACCACACAGGACTCAGAGCATTCTGGTGATTCTGTGCCACCAAAAGCCTTTGATGACACTGAGCCACATAAAGGAGGGAGTGTTgatgcagacactaataaagAGACTCTGACAGGTGGTAGAGATCCTCACTGCAACTCAGAGGCACAGAGTACACAGAGTAGTGGAACAAGTAGTTGGAAAAG AAAACCCAAAGACTTTGCTCCCTTCCCTTCTGAGACTCCTTCAATCGATCCTCCACCTGGCAAAGCAGCAGATAAACAATCTTTGTCAGAGCCTGCAGCATCCACATCACATGATGTCGCTCCCACATTAAGCTTGACACAGCCACAAAATGAAGCTCATTCAACATCTGTTACACCACCAACACAAACAGAGGTGGACTTCCAACAGACGTCTGACCACAGTCCCAACAGCTCAGGTCCATCTCCTAGCATGTCACAGTCTACAGCTGAG GTTTCAGCTTCCCAGCAAAGTGAATATATGGAGAGCAGCTctttagaggaggaggaggagcccaCCAGTGTGTCTCAGTACTTCTtaagtgacatttttacagaagtGGAGGACGAttga